In Ruminiclostridium josui JCM 17888, the genomic window TGCATTTTAGTATGTGCTTCCTTGTTGTTTTTGTCAAAAACCTCTGTTGTCAGCTTAATAATGCTGTCCATGCACTCTTTCTTTTTAATTGAAATTTCCTTAGATTCTGTAATTAATCGGGATTGTTCTTTTAATAGCTCCTTTATACGATTTTCAGATTCTATTATATCATTGGTCTTTACCATATTTTTGAAAAGTCCATTCCATCTTTCGTCAAGTGTAAGCAACGAAATATCGTTTTTGAAAAGAACCTTTAAGTCAAAACTGTGAGCTTTATTCTTTTTATTAAAAATATTCCACATTTCAGCCTCCGCAGCATTAAGCCTTATTCTCTAACTAACAATTGCACACATTTTTAAATTATACATCAAGAGTCAATTGAAAGGATTAATTTAGTATATTAATATATCGGTATAAACAGGAAAATCTTTCACTTATTAATACTTATTAATTTAATGTAAACATTATATACATGACCCCTTAAAATTTGACATTAAAAAATGGAAATGTTAAACTATTGTAGTGTCAAAATATTGTCAATACTTGTTTTTGGAGTATTTTTACATTACATTTAGATGTTCATTTTTTTAACAATAAGGGAAGTGATTGTCATTAGCAATAAGAAAAAAATATGTATTATCGGACTTGGTTATATTGGGCTTCCAACTGCCGCTATGTTTGCAACACACGGACACAATATTGTAGGCGTTGACGTAAAGAAAGAAGTCGTTGATTCACTTAACCAGGGAAAGATAATCATAGAGGAACCTTATCTAGACATTATGGTACAGGCAGCTGTCACATCAGGGAATTTAAAAGCACAGCTAACCCCTGAGGAAGCTGATGTATTTATTATATCGGTACCGACACCAATTAACGCTGACAAAACTGCTGATATGAGGTTTGTACGTTCGGCAACCGAATCAATTGTGCCTTATCTTCGTGAAGGTAATGTTGTAATATTGGAATCAACATCTCCTCCGGGAACTGTTGAAGGATTGATGCTTCCTATTTTGAAGGAATCAGGTCTTGAGATAGGAACTCAGCTTTTGGTTGCACATTCTCCTGAGCGTGTATTACCAGGTAAAATTTTGGTTGAGCTTGTAGAAAACAATAGAATTGTCGGAGGCATAAATACGGCATCCAGCGAAGCTGTACGAGATCTTTACAGAACATTTGTAAAGGGAGAAATCTTCCTTACCGACGCTACAACTGCTGAAATGTGTAAGCTCATGGAAAACACCTTCAGAGATGTTAATATTGCTCTGGCTAACGAACTTGCAAAACTTTGCGAAAAATTTGGAATAAATGCATGGGATGTTATTAAGTATTCAAACAAGCACCCCAGAGTTAATATTCACCAGCCGGGCCCCGGAGTTGGAGGACACTGCCTTGCAGTTGACCCTTGGTTTATTGTTGAAAAGGAGCCTGAGCTTGCAAAGATAATTAAACTCAGCAGAACAACCAACGACAGTATGCCTCATCACGTATTCAATCGCTCAAAGACTATTCTTTCAGAAATTGGCGGAGTTAAAAAAGTCATAATACTCGGTGCTACTTATAAACCAAATATTGATGACATTCGTGAAAGTCCGGTTATGGAACTGGTTGAA contains:
- a CDS encoding nucleotide sugar dehydrogenase, coding for MIVISNKKKICIIGLGYIGLPTAAMFATHGHNIVGVDVKKEVVDSLNQGKIIIEEPYLDIMVQAAVTSGNLKAQLTPEEADVFIISVPTPINADKTADMRFVRSATESIVPYLREGNVVILESTSPPGTVEGLMLPILKESGLEIGTQLLVAHSPERVLPGKILVELVENNRIVGGINTASSEAVRDLYRTFVKGEIFLTDATTAEMCKLMENTFRDVNIALANELAKLCEKFGINAWDVIKYSNKHPRVNIHQPGPGVGGHCLAVDPWFIVEKEPELAKIIKLSRTTNDSMPHHVFNRSKTILSEIGGVKKVIILGATYKPNIDDIRESPVMELVELFKQDPNFDVCIYDPHIASHELLCTDLEEAVSGGHLIILGVNHDEFAKINFSKLQPLMAQANIFDTRNFYDRSALIAAGFNSYLLGA